The Mesoterricola silvestris sequence TCGTGGCCGATCCCCTCACCACCGAGGACCTGGCGGCCCTCGCGGACCTGGGGATCTGACCATGGAACCCGTCGTCCACATTCCCGTCCTCCTGGCCGAAGTGCTGGAGAACCTCCCCGTCCCCGAAGGGGGGCGCGTCCTGGACCTCACCCTGGGCCTGGGCGGCCACGCCGAGGCCATCCTGGCCCGGAGCGACGCCGGCACCCGGTACCTGGGCGTGGACCGCGATCCGGCGGCCCGGGAGCGCGCCAAGGCCCGCCTGGGCTCCGACGCCCGGCTCACCATCCTCGCCGATACCCACGAGGACGTGTGGGACCACCCGGCCTTCCAGGCCTGGCAGCAGCTCCAGGCCCCCGAGGGCCTCGACGTGGTGCTCCTGGACCTGGGCGTCTCCACCCTCCAGCTGCGGGACCCCGGCCGGGGCTTCAGCTTCATGGAGGAAGGCCCCCTGGACATGCGCATGGACCCGGAATCCGGGGAGACCGCCCTGCAGTGGCTCGCCGCCCAGAGCGACGAATCCCTGGCGGACGCCCTCTACGCCTTCGGGGAGGAGCGGGCCTCGCGGCCCATCGCCCGGAACATCCTCCGGGCCCTGCACGACGGGCGCCTCCGCTCCACCTTCGACCTGGCCCAGGCCATCTACAAGGTCCTGCCCCGGGACGTGGCCCGCAAGAAGAAGCAGATCGACCCCGCCACCCGCACCTTCCAGGCCATCCGCATCGCCGTCAACGGCGAACTGGGGCGCCTCGCCGCGACCCTGGAAAAGGCCGTGGCCCTGCTCAAGCCGGGGGGCCGCATCGGCGTCATCTCCTTCCACAGCCTCGAGGACCGCATCGCCAAGCAGACCCTGCGGCGCCTCGCGGGCGTCTACGACGGCCCGGGGCGTACCTCCCCCGTCGCTTTGCCCCGGCTCATCAAGCTGGTGCACCCCGGGGGCCTCAAACCCACCGAGGCCGAATGCTCCGCCAACCCCCCCTCCCGTTCCGCCCGGCTGCGGATCGGCGAACGGCTCTCCGATTCCGAATCCACGAGGAACCCGCGATGAACGGAAAACGGTACGATCAGCGCCAGACCCTGTCCCATTCCTCCCGCCAGGTGGAAGGCGAGGGCGTGCTCCGCATGCTCCTCCTGGTCTTTGCGCTGGCCATGCCCCTGGCCTCCATGGCCTACCTGAAGATCCAGCACACCCGCATCAGCTACGAGATGAGCGATATCCGGGAGAAGATCCACCAGGAGGAGGAGGCCCGCCGGACGCTCCTCCTGGAGCGCTCGCGCTTCCAGAGGGACGAGGAGGTCCAGGCCTTCGCCGTCAAGACCGGCCTGGTGCCCCACAAGCAGAGCCACCTGATCCCCACGGTCTTCACCAAGGAGGATCAGCGCCTGGCCAAGCTGCTGCCCCCAGGGCAGGTTGGACTCTAGTAGGATTGTAGAGGCCCTCCAGGGCTTGAAAGTGATTCCCATTGGCGATCGGCGGCATCCTCAGCGGCTCTCCTTCGCCCAGGCGCCTCCTGGGAAGGCCCGAGGCCTCGGATCTCGTGGCCGCTCGCCTGCCTTGGATCCTGGGGGGAGGCCTGGTGTGGGTGCTGATGATCACCCTGCGCCTGCTCTGGCTCCAGGGGGTGCAGCACACGTACTACCGGCTCCGGGCCGAGCGCCAGCACACCACCGTGGTGCCCATCGCCCCCATCCGGGGTGAGCTGAGGGACCGCCGGGGCGGCTCCCTGGCCATTTCCCTGAAGGTCGACAGCCTCTTCGCCAACCCGCCGTCCTTCTATCCGGACTTCCGGGCCGGGAAGGGCGACACGGAGCGGAACTGGGGCGAGCCGGACCGGCAGAGCGCCCAGAAGGTGGCGGCCCAGCTGGCGCCCATCCTGGAGATGTCCCGGGCCTCCATCCTGGAGCGGCTCCTGCGCAAGAAGCCCTTCGTGTGGCTCGAGCGCCAGCTTCCCGCCAGCAAAGTGGCCGCCATCAAGGCCCTGAAGATCGACGGCGTGGACTTCCTGCCCGAAAGCAAGCGCCACTACCCCCGGGGGAGCCTGGCCTGCCAGATCGTCGGGTTCATCAATATCGACGGCCAGGGCCAGCTGGGCATCGAACGCACCTTCGACGAGCAGCTCGCGGGCAAGCCCGGCGAGCTCATCGCCCCCCGGGACGCCAAGGGGCGGCTCCTCATCATGCAGGAGAACTACGCCAAGGTCCCGGTGAACGGGTCCACCCTCCAGCTCACCATCGATTCCACCATCCAGCACATCGTGGAGGAGGCCCTGGAGGAGGGCGTGCGGCGCAGCCACCCCGCCACCGCCTACGCCGTGGTGGTGGATCCCCAGACCGGGGAGATCCTGGCCATGGCCGGCACCCCCACCTTCGACCCCAACCACATCATGCCCAAGCGCTTCCTCAACCGGTCCGAATCCGAATGGACCGCGGCCGAGAAGGAGGACTACAAGCGCGAGATGGAGCGCCAGAAGGCCGCGCGCAAGGTGCACCCGGTGGAGGACAGCTACGAGCCCGGCTCCACCATGAAGATCTTCACGGCGGCCATGGCCCTGGAGGAGCACAAGGTGCACCTGGGCGAGATGATCGCCTGCGAGGCGGGGAGGTGGAAGTACGCCGACAAGGTGGTCACCGACACCCACAGCCACGGCACCATCCCCTTCGAGGCGGTGCTCTGGCAGAGCTCCAACATCGGCGCCGCCAAGATCGGGCTGCGCCTGGACCCGGCGGTGCACTTCCAGTACCTGCGCAAGTTCGGCTTCGGCGAGACCACGGGCCTGAATTTCCCGGGGGAGACCGCCGGGCGCCTCCAGGCCCCGGACCGGTGGAGCCGCACCACCCAGCTCACCATGAGCTACGGCTACGGCCTCTCCGCCTCCCCCCTGCAGGTGCTCATGGCCGGGTGCGTCCTGGCCAACGGCGGCAAGCTCATGCAGCCCTACATCATCCAGAAGATCTTCAACGACCAGGGCAACCTGCTCCAGGAATTCAAGCCCAAGGTCAAGGAGCAGGTGATCAGCGAGGAGACCTCCGCCATGATGCGCGAGGCCCTCAAGGGCGTCATCACCAACGGCACCGGCAAGATGGCCAAGCTCGACGGGAACATCGAGGCCTTCGGCAAGACCGGCACCTCCCGCAAGCTCGTCAACGGCCAGTACGAGATGCGCCGCCACTACGCCTCCTTCCTGGGCTTCTTCCCGGCCGACAAGCCGCAGTACGGCATGCTCTTCATGCTGGACGACCCCGCCGGGGACGCCACGGGCGGCGACGTGGCGGCCCCGCTCTTCAAGAAGATCGGCGACGCCATCATGCGCTACCGCCTCTCCCTGCCGGATTCGGGGCAGGAGGCCGACCTCAAGCTGGGCCTCCGGGACTGGCCCGTGAGCGAGAACGACGAGGCGGTGGTGCACGTGGAGATCGGGAAGGTCCCCGACCTCAAGGGCCTCACCCTCAAGGCCGCCATCCTGCGGGTGGTCATGGCGGGGGGCGTGCCCAAGCTGGACGGCCTGGGCGACGGCGGCGGCAGGGCCTTCCGGGTGGATGGCCAGGACCCCGCGCCGGGTTCGGCCCTGGAACCCAACGGCGCCGTGAAGATCAAGCTGAGGGCCCCATGAAGTTCAGCGAATGGATGCGGGATCAGGACGTGTTCGCGGCCGCCGGCGCCGACCCCGAGGTGGCCCACGTCACCTGCGACAGCCGCGAGGCCGGCCCCGGATGGGCCTTCGTGGCCCTCAAGGGGGAGGTGCGGGACGGGGCGGATTTCGTGCCCGCCGCCCTGGCCCAGGGGGCCAGCGCCATCCTCGCCGACCGGGACCTGGCCGTGCAGGCGCCCTTCGCGCGCCTGGGCCACGGCCGGCGCACCATGGCCCACTTGGCCCGGCGCCTGTACGGGCAGCCCGACCTGGCCCTGGCCCTCATCGGCGTCACCGGCACCAACGGCAAGACCACCACCACCACCCTCATCCGGCAGCTCCTGCGGGGCTCGGGCCTGGGCTGCGGCCTGGTGGGCACCGTCCTCAACGCGGCCGGGGACCTGGAGGAGGAGGCCACCCGCACCACCCCCGAAAGCCCCGCCTTCTACCGCTGGCTGCGGCGCTCCGTGGAGGCCGGCGACGCCGCCTCGGCGGTGGAGGTGTCCAGCCACAGCCTCATGCTGGACCGGGTGGAGGGCGCGCGGTTCAAGGTGGGGCTCTTCACCAACCTCACCCAGGACCACCTGGACTTCCACGGGGACATGGAGACCTACTTCGAGGCCAAGGCCCGGCTCTTCACCCAGTGCGGGACCGCCCTGGCCAACGCCGACGACCCCTACGGCAGGCGGCTCCTGGACCGGCCCGGGGTGCTGGGGTACGCCATCGAGGGCCCCGGCGCCTACCGGGCCGAGGACCTGGTCCTGACCCCCACGGGCACCTCCTTCCGCCTCGCCGCGCCCGGGGGGGCCTTTGAGGTGGCCAGCCCCCTCCTGGGGCGCTTCAACGCCTACAACCTGCTGGCGGCCCTGGCGGCCCTGGCGGAGGCGGGCTTCCAGCTGCCCGCCCTGATTCCGGCCGTGAAGGGCCTCACCGGCGCCCCGGGGCGCCTGGACCGGGTGGACTGCGGCCAGGCCTTCGGCGTCATGGTGGATTACGCCCACACCCCCGACGCCCTGGAGAAGCTGCTCCTGGAGGGCCGGCGCCTCCTGCCCCCGGGAGGGCGGCTCCACGTGCTCTTCGGCTGCGGCGGGGACCGGGACCGCACCAAGCGCCCCATCATGGCCGCCGCGGTGGCGGCCCGGGCCGACGTGCTCTGGCACACCTCCGACAACACCCGGGGCGAGGACCCCGAGCGGATCCTGGACGACGCGGCCCAGGGCGTCCCCGAGGGGCTGCGGGCCGATCCGGAACGCTACCACCGCGTGGCGGACCGCGCCCTGGCGGTGACCGAGGCCCTCGCGGCCTGCCGCCCCGGGGACCTGCTGCTCCTGGCCGGCAAGGGCCACGAGCCCTACCAGGACATCCGCGGCACCAAGCACCCCTACAGCGACCGCGGCGCCGTGGAGGCCGTCCTCCAGGGCCGCGCGGTGCCCCGCCCCTGGGCGGTGACGGCATGAGCGGCCTCTGGAGCCTCGCCGAGGCCGGCGCCCGGGTGGGCGGAACCCTCGTGGGCGACGGGGAGGTGGTCCCCGCGGCCCTGTCCATGGACACCCGCACCCTGGGGCCCGGCAGCTGCTTCGTGGCCATCCGGGGCCAGCGGGACGGCCACGATTTCGCCCCGGCGGCGGTGGCCGCCGGGGCGGGCTCGATCCTGGCCGACCACGAACTGGCCGTGCCGGTGCCCCAGCTCCTGGTGCCCGACACCCTGGCCGCGCTGCAGCGGTGGGGCCAGGCCCGGCTCGAGGCCTTCCGGCCCCCGCACGTGTTCGCCGTCACGGGTTCCGTGGGCAAGACCGGCACCAAGGAGCTCCTGGCCGCCGCCACCGGCGCCTGGAAGACCCCGGGCAACCGCAACAACACCCTGGGCCTGCCCGAGGCCCTGGCCACGCTGCCCGCGGGCGTGCCCGCGGTGGTGCTGGAAATGGGCATGAGCACCCCGGGCGAGATCCGCCGGCTCACGGAGATCGCGCCCCCGGACCTGGGGCTCATCACCAACATCGGCCAGACCCACATGGAGAACTTCGTGGACGGCCAGGAGGGCATCGCCCGGGCCAAGGGCGAACTGGTGGCGGGGCTGCGTCCCGGGGGCCAATGGGTGCACCTGGCCGGCGACAGCTGGTGCCGCTGGGTGGCCATGCAGCCCTGGGCCCGGGCCCGGGCCGTGCCCGTGGGCCGCGGCAGCGCCTTCGGGTGGCAGGACGAGGAATCCCTGGGCCTGCTGGGGGAGCGCTTCGAGCTGCGGTTCCCCGGGGGGACGGTGCCGGTGCGCCTGCGCCTGCGGGGTTCCCACCACGTGCGCAACGCCGCCCTGGCGGGGTCCCTGGCCATCCTGGCCGGCTATGCCCCCGGGGCGGTGGCCCAGGCCATGGGCGAGGTGGACGCGGGCCCCGGCCGGGGGCGCCTCCACGCCCTCCGGGGCGGCGGCTGGCTCCTGGACGAAAGCTACAACGCCATCCAGGAATCCATCCTGGCCTGCGGCCGGGCCCTCCTGACCCTGGAGGGCGGGGACGCCGTGGCCGTGCTGGGCTGCATGCGGGAACTGGGGCCGGGAGCCGCGGCCGTGCACCGGGAGACCGGCGAAGGCCTGCGGGCCCTGGGCTTCGGCCGCGTCCTGGTCTACGGGGACCAGGCCCAGGCCCTGGCCGAGGGCTTCGGCCCCGGGGCCAAGGCCTTCCCCGACTTCGAATCCCTTCGCGACGACGCCCCGGGCCTGGGTTCCATCCCGGCGGGCGCGCGCATCCTCGTCAAAGGCAGCCGGTTCTGGCGTTCGGAACGGGCCGTCGAGTGGCTACTCGAAACCTTCTCTTCCGGAAAACCATGATCCCCTGGCTCCTCCTCCCCTTCCGCGACGCCCTCCCGGGCTTCACCGTGTTCCGCTACATCACCTTCCGGGCCGCCATGGCCGCGGCGACGGCCATGGTCCTCTCCATCCTCCTGGGACCCTGGGTGATCCGCACCCTCACCCGGCTGAAGATGGGCCAGCCCATCCTGGAGGACAGCCCGGACACGCACCAGGCCAAGGCCGGCACCCCCACCATGGGCGGCCTGCTCATCGTGGGCACCATCCTGGCGTCGACCCTGCTGTGGTGCGAATTCCACAGCGGCGGCATCTGGGTGGCCCTGGTGTCCCTGGTGGGCTTCTGCGCCGTGGGCGCCATCGACGATACGCGAAAGCTCCTGCGCAAGCAGAACCTGGGCCTGCGCAGCTGGCAGAAGATGCTGCTGCTGGTGGCCATCACCCTGCTGGTGTCCTGGCTCATCCTCCACTTCAATCTGCGGGGCACGGCCACCAGCCACCTCTCGGTGCCCTTCTTCAAGAAGTTC is a genomic window containing:
- the rsmH gene encoding 16S rRNA (cytosine(1402)-N(4))-methyltransferase RsmH, giving the protein MEPVVHIPVLLAEVLENLPVPEGGRVLDLTLGLGGHAEAILARSDAGTRYLGVDRDPAARERAKARLGSDARLTILADTHEDVWDHPAFQAWQQLQAPEGLDVVLLDLGVSTLQLRDPGRGFSFMEEGPLDMRMDPESGETALQWLAAQSDESLADALYAFGEERASRPIARNILRALHDGRLRSTFDLAQAIYKVLPRDVARKKKQIDPATRTFQAIRIAVNGELGRLAATLEKAVALLKPGGRIGVISFHSLEDRIAKQTLRRLAGVYDGPGRTSPVALPRLIKLVHPGGLKPTEAECSANPPSRSARLRIGERLSDSESTRNPR
- a CDS encoding penicillin-binding transpeptidase domain-containing protein, with the protein product MAIGGILSGSPSPRRLLGRPEASDLVAARLPWILGGGLVWVLMITLRLLWLQGVQHTYYRLRAERQHTTVVPIAPIRGELRDRRGGSLAISLKVDSLFANPPSFYPDFRAGKGDTERNWGEPDRQSAQKVAAQLAPILEMSRASILERLLRKKPFVWLERQLPASKVAAIKALKIDGVDFLPESKRHYPRGSLACQIVGFINIDGQGQLGIERTFDEQLAGKPGELIAPRDAKGRLLIMQENYAKVPVNGSTLQLTIDSTIQHIVEEALEEGVRRSHPATAYAVVVDPQTGEILAMAGTPTFDPNHIMPKRFLNRSESEWTAAEKEDYKREMERQKAARKVHPVEDSYEPGSTMKIFTAAMALEEHKVHLGEMIACEAGRWKYADKVVTDTHSHGTIPFEAVLWQSSNIGAAKIGLRLDPAVHFQYLRKFGFGETTGLNFPGETAGRLQAPDRWSRTTQLTMSYGYGLSASPLQVLMAGCVLANGGKLMQPYIIQKIFNDQGNLLQEFKPKVKEQVISEETSAMMREALKGVITNGTGKMAKLDGNIEAFGKTGTSRKLVNGQYEMRRHYASFLGFFPADKPQYGMLFMLDDPAGDATGGDVAAPLFKKIGDAIMRYRLSLPDSGQEADLKLGLRDWPVSENDEAVVHVEIGKVPDLKGLTLKAAILRVVMAGGVPKLDGLGDGGGRAFRVDGQDPAPGSALEPNGAVKIKLRAP
- a CDS encoding UDP-N-acetylmuramoyl-L-alanyl-D-glutamate--2,6-diaminopimelate ligase codes for the protein MKFSEWMRDQDVFAAAGADPEVAHVTCDSREAGPGWAFVALKGEVRDGADFVPAALAQGASAILADRDLAVQAPFARLGHGRRTMAHLARRLYGQPDLALALIGVTGTNGKTTTTTLIRQLLRGSGLGCGLVGTVLNAAGDLEEEATRTTPESPAFYRWLRRSVEAGDAASAVEVSSHSLMLDRVEGARFKVGLFTNLTQDHLDFHGDMETYFEAKARLFTQCGTALANADDPYGRRLLDRPGVLGYAIEGPGAYRAEDLVLTPTGTSFRLAAPGGAFEVASPLLGRFNAYNLLAALAALAEAGFQLPALIPAVKGLTGAPGRLDRVDCGQAFGVMVDYAHTPDALEKLLLEGRRLLPPGGRLHVLFGCGGDRDRTKRPIMAAAVAARADVLWHTSDNTRGEDPERILDDAAQGVPEGLRADPERYHRVADRALAVTEALAACRPGDLLLLAGKGHEPYQDIRGTKHPYSDRGAVEAVLQGRAVPRPWAVTA
- a CDS encoding UDP-N-acetylmuramoyl-tripeptide--D-alanyl-D-alanine ligase, which translates into the protein MSGLWSLAEAGARVGGTLVGDGEVVPAALSMDTRTLGPGSCFVAIRGQRDGHDFAPAAVAAGAGSILADHELAVPVPQLLVPDTLAALQRWGQARLEAFRPPHVFAVTGSVGKTGTKELLAAATGAWKTPGNRNNTLGLPEALATLPAGVPAVVLEMGMSTPGEIRRLTEIAPPDLGLITNIGQTHMENFVDGQEGIARAKGELVAGLRPGGQWVHLAGDSWCRWVAMQPWARARAVPVGRGSAFGWQDEESLGLLGERFELRFPGGTVPVRLRLRGSHHVRNAALAGSLAILAGYAPGAVAQAMGEVDAGPGRGRLHALRGGGWLLDESYNAIQESILACGRALLTLEGGDAVAVLGCMRELGPGAAAVHRETGEGLRALGFGRVLVYGDQAQALAEGFGPGAKAFPDFESLRDDAPGLGSIPAGARILVKGSRFWRSERAVEWLLETFSSGKP